In Bacillus cereus ATCC 14579, a single window of DNA contains:
- a CDS encoding helix-turn-helix domain-containing protein — protein MEFYDLGITIKELRIKKNISQSELCHGICSQSQISKIEKGVIYPSSILLYQLSERLGIDPNNIFALTQNKKLKYVENVKCVIKDCLKQKQYKELYEIVKKEKNENNFQSTEDKQFLIWHEAIAIFMVDKSIKTALDFLNNALKLTVTNSDFLSEREIDIMQTIAIFHGENKEYEKSINILRRCLTNFNKLDFPRDKEIKLKIIFNLAKILGHANQHEEAVKYNDMGIKLAINLNTLYLLGELYYGKAWNLLKLKQPNEEDVANNMKKALFIFELTEKENLIKMVKEKYFENQTEKSHS, from the coding sequence ATGGAGTTTTACGATTTGGGTATTACCATTAAAGAGCTTAGAATTAAAAAAAATATATCACAATCCGAATTATGTCATGGAATATGTTCGCAAAGTCAAATTAGCAAAATAGAAAAAGGTGTGATTTATCCATCTAGTATATTGTTATATCAATTATCAGAAAGACTTGGTATTGACCCAAATAATATATTTGCATTAACTCAAAACAAAAAATTAAAATATGTAGAAAATGTAAAATGCGTAATAAAAGATTGCTTAAAGCAAAAACAATACAAAGAACTTTATGAAATAGTGAAAAAAGAGAAAAACGAAAATAACTTCCAATCAACAGAAGATAAACAATTTTTAATATGGCATGAAGCGATTGCTATATTTATGGTGGATAAATCAATAAAAACTGCTTTAGATTTTTTAAATAATGCATTAAAATTAACTGTAACTAATTCTGATTTTTTATCAGAAAGAGAAATAGATATTATGCAGACAATTGCTATATTCCATGGGGAAAATAAAGAATATGAAAAAAGTATTAATATATTAAGAAGGTGTTTAACTAATTTTAATAAGTTAGATTTTCCTAGAGATAAAGAAATTAAATTGAAAATTATTTTTAATTTAGCAAAAATTTTAGGTCATGCAAATCAACATGAAGAGGCAGTAAAATACAATGATATGGGTATCAAACTAGCTATTAATCTAAATACTTTATATTTACTAGGTGAATTATACTATGGAAAAGCTTGGAATTTATTGAAACTTAAACAACCTAATGAAGAAGATGTTGCAAATAACATGAAAAAAGCATTATTTATATTTGAACTAACAGAAAAAGAAAATCTGATAAAAATGGTTAAAGAAAAATATTTTGAAAACCAAACTGAAAAAAGTCACTCATAA
- a CDS encoding YjzC family protein, with protein MGQNRRFRSGQKAPNDGIYVEIGETGSMVKDPQMVKLTAGEKFPDNTNHNRQWTYKRKP; from the coding sequence ATGGGACAAAATCGCAGGTTTCGTTCTGGACAAAAAGCGCCGAATGATGGCATTTACGTAGAAATTGGTGAAACGGGAAGTATGGTGAAAGATCCGCAAATGGTGAAATTAACTGCCGGTGAAAAGTTTCCGGATAACACGAATCATAACCGCCAGTGGACATATAAAAGAAAACCGTAA
- a CDS encoding YitT family protein, producing the protein MDLKLNYTELIKKLIVVIIAGLLNAIGMNLFLTPAKVYASGFAGLSQLLSQILGDFLSIHISTGVLFSLFNIPVVILAWKKVGKAFTFFSFLCVIFMTLFLEIIPVRAVSNDIILNAIFGGIISAIGVGIALKWGASTGGLDIIAMILSKIKDKPVGTYFFFFNAIIIIAAGYVYGWEKALYTLVTLYVSTRIIDAIHTRHVKITALIVTKNGADVRKAIHSRLVRGITTIPATGAYTNENKEMLMMVITRYELYELERIIKQVDPGAFTNILQTVGVFGLFRKD; encoded by the coding sequence ATGGATTTGAAGTTGAATTATACTGAACTTATAAAGAAGTTAATCGTTGTAATCATCGCAGGTTTATTAAACGCGATTGGGATGAATTTATTTTTAACGCCAGCAAAAGTGTATGCGAGCGGCTTTGCTGGATTGTCTCAATTATTATCACAAATATTAGGTGATTTTTTATCGATTCACATATCTACGGGAGTATTGTTTAGCTTATTTAATATTCCTGTCGTTATTTTAGCGTGGAAAAAGGTTGGAAAGGCCTTCACCTTTTTTAGTTTTCTTTGTGTTATATTTATGACTTTGTTTCTAGAAATCATCCCTGTTAGAGCGGTTTCGAATGATATCATATTAAATGCGATTTTTGGCGGGATTATTTCGGCAATTGGAGTAGGGATTGCTTTAAAGTGGGGTGCTTCTACAGGTGGATTAGATATTATCGCCATGATTTTATCAAAAATAAAAGATAAGCCTGTCGGTACATACTTTTTCTTTTTTAATGCAATTATCATTATCGCTGCTGGCTATGTATATGGATGGGAAAAAGCGTTATATACGCTAGTGACTTTATATGTATCAACGAGAATTATTGATGCAATTCATACTCGTCATGTAAAGATTACAGCATTAATTGTTACGAAGAATGGGGCAGATGTAAGAAAGGCGATTCACTCGCGATTAGTAAGAGGGATTACAACGATACCAGCAACAGGTGCTTATACGAATGAAAATAAAGAAATGTTAATGATGGTTATTACTCGTTATGAGTTATACGAATTAGAGAGGATTATTAAACAAGTGGACCCAGGTGCATTTACAAATATACTGCAAACAGTTGGGGTGTTCGGATTGTTTCGGAAAGATTAA
- a CDS encoding ammonium transporter, translating into MNMGDTVFMFVTTVMVMLMTPGLALFYGGMVRSKNVLSTTMHSYSAMAIVSIQWIVIGYSLSFGPDWHGLIGTLDWFGLNGVTYAPNPDYSSTIPHNLFMMFQLMFAILTPALISGAFAERMRFSAFLIFILLWTTIVYNPVAHWVWGVGGWLREFGALDFAGGNVVHITSGVAGLVLAIFLGKRKNINGSSPHHLPFTMLGAGLLWFGWFGFNVGSALSLNDVALTAFINTNIAAAASALTWMLSEWFFQSKPTAMGAACGAVSGLVAITPACGFVTPFSALLIGAIGGVLCFGAVFFLKTKFGYDDTLDAFGCHGIGGTWGGIATGLFATTAVNGDGANGLFYGNASLLLKQLVAIGATYAFTIIMTYAIIKAINFFLPVRVDEHEEHMGLDISMHGEKAYEYTERVN; encoded by the coding sequence ATGAATATGGGAGATACAGTTTTTATGTTTGTGACGACAGTAATGGTCATGTTGATGACACCAGGATTGGCACTTTTTTATGGAGGTATGGTTCGCAGCAAAAATGTACTCAGTACAACGATGCATAGTTATAGTGCAATGGCTATCGTTTCGATTCAATGGATTGTTATCGGCTATTCTTTATCATTCGGACCAGATTGGCACGGGCTTATTGGTACACTTGATTGGTTCGGTCTAAACGGAGTTACCTACGCACCAAATCCAGACTACTCATCTACTATTCCTCACAATTTATTCATGATGTTTCAACTCATGTTCGCCATTTTAACTCCAGCTTTAATTTCAGGTGCATTTGCTGAAAGAATGCGATTTTCTGCCTTTCTTATTTTTATCCTTTTATGGACAACGATTGTTTACAATCCTGTCGCTCATTGGGTATGGGGCGTCGGCGGGTGGCTAAGGGAATTTGGTGCACTAGACTTCGCTGGCGGAAACGTCGTTCACATCACTTCCGGAGTTGCTGGTCTTGTATTAGCTATTTTCCTCGGAAAACGAAAAAACATAAATGGTTCTTCTCCTCACCATTTGCCATTTACAATGTTAGGCGCAGGCTTATTATGGTTTGGCTGGTTCGGTTTTAACGTCGGCAGCGCATTATCCTTAAACGACGTAGCTTTAACTGCATTTATTAATACAAATATAGCCGCTGCTGCCTCAGCATTAACTTGGATGCTTTCAGAGTGGTTCTTCCAATCAAAACCGACTGCGATGGGAGCTGCTTGTGGCGCCGTTTCCGGTCTAGTCGCTATTACACCAGCTTGCGGGTTCGTTACACCTTTCTCAGCTCTTCTTATCGGAGCAATTGGCGGCGTATTATGCTTCGGAGCGGTCTTTTTCTTAAAAACAAAATTCGGATACGACGATACACTCGATGCATTCGGATGTCACGGCATCGGTGGAACTTGGGGCGGTATTGCGACAGGATTATTTGCAACTACTGCCGTAAACGGCGATGGCGCTAACGGATTATTTTACGGAAACGCCTCGCTGCTGTTGAAACAACTTGTAGCGATCGGCGCAACATATGCGTTCACAATTATAATGACGTATGCCATTATTAAAGCAATCAACTTCTTCCTCCCTGTCCGGGTAGATGAGCACGAGGAACATATGGGACTTGATATTTCGATGCACGGGGAGAAAGCTTATGAGTATACTGAGCGAGTGAACTAA
- the hemH gene encoding ferrochelatase, translating into MKKKKIGLLVMAYGTPESLDDVEAYYTHIRHGRKPSEEALEDLIGRYKAIGGISPLAKITKEQAHKLTDSMNNIFTEYEFTCYLGLKHTAPFIEDAVEEMKRNGIEQTISIVLAPHYSTFSIKAYNDRAIRLSKEIGGPVIESIEQWYDEPKFISYWADQIKETFTEIDDKEKAVVIFSAHSLPEKIIAAGDPYVEQLKHTADLIAEAANIQNYTIGWQSAGNTPDPWIGPDVQDLTKDLYEEHGYESFIYCPVGFVAEHLEVLYDNDYECKVVTDELNAKYFRPNMPNAQSAFIDCLAEIVSKKVKEIVDKDLVLNNN; encoded by the coding sequence ATGAAAAAGAAAAAAATAGGTTTACTCGTAATGGCGTATGGAACACCAGAATCATTAGACGATGTAGAGGCGTATTATACACATATCCGTCACGGGCGTAAGCCATCAGAAGAAGCGCTTGAAGATTTAATTGGGCGCTATAAAGCGATTGGTGGAATTTCGCCGCTTGCAAAAATTACGAAAGAACAGGCGCATAAATTAACAGATTCAATGAATAATATATTTACAGAGTATGAATTTACTTGTTACTTAGGTTTAAAACATACTGCTCCGTTTATAGAAGATGCTGTAGAAGAAATGAAGCGTAATGGGATTGAGCAAACGATTAGTATCGTATTAGCGCCGCATTATTCTACATTTAGCATTAAAGCGTATAATGACCGTGCTATTCGTCTTTCAAAAGAAATCGGTGGTCCTGTTATTGAATCAATTGAACAATGGTATGATGAACCGAAGTTTATTTCGTATTGGGCAGACCAAATAAAAGAAACGTTTACAGAAATTGATGATAAAGAGAAAGCAGTCGTAATTTTTTCAGCGCATAGTTTGCCAGAAAAAATTATTGCAGCAGGAGACCCATATGTAGAACAACTAAAGCATACGGCAGATTTAATTGCAGAAGCTGCAAATATTCAAAACTATACAATCGGTTGGCAAAGTGCTGGGAATACTCCAGATCCGTGGATTGGTCCAGATGTGCAAGATTTAACGAAAGATTTATATGAAGAGCATGGGTACGAATCTTTCATATATTGCCCAGTTGGTTTTGTAGCGGAGCATTTAGAAGTTTTATATGACAACGATTATGAATGTAAAGTTGTAACGGATGAATTAAATGCCAAATATTTTAGACCAAATATGCCGAATGCGCAATCTGCATTTATCGACTGTTTGGCTGAAATTGTTTCCAAAAAAGTGAAGGAAATAGTTGACAAAGATCTAGTTTTGAATAATAATTAG
- a CDS encoding YajQ family cyclic di-GMP-binding protein, with product MAKDSSFDIVSKVELPEVTNAINIALKEIQNRYDFKGSKSDIKLEKEVLVLTSDDEFKLEQVKDVLISKLVKRNVPIKNLDYGKVEAATGNTVRQRATLQQGIDKDNAKKINNIIKEMKLKVKTQVQDDQVRVTAKSRDDLQAVIAAVRSADLPIDVQFINYR from the coding sequence ATGGCAAAAGATAGTTCTTTTGACATCGTTTCGAAAGTAGAATTACCTGAAGTAACAAACGCAATTAACATCGCATTAAAAGAAATCCAAAACCGATATGACTTTAAAGGAAGTAAAAGTGATATTAAATTAGAAAAAGAAGTACTTGTTTTAACTTCTGATGACGAGTTTAAATTAGAGCAAGTAAAAGACGTTCTTATCTCTAAACTTGTAAAACGTAACGTTCCAATTAAGAACTTAGATTACGGAAAAGTTGAAGCTGCAACTGGCAACACTGTTCGCCAACGCGCAACACTTCAACAAGGTATCGATAAAGATAACGCGAAAAAAATTAACAACATCATTAAAGAAATGAAATTAAAAGTAAAAACACAAGTACAAGATGATCAAGTACGTGTTACAGCGAAAAGCCGTGATGACTTACAAGCAGTAATCGCAGCTGTTCGTAGCGCTGATTTACCAATCGACGTACAGTTCATTAACTACCGCTAA
- the katB gene encoding catalase KatB (Bacillus. Distinguish from KatB from KatA.) encodes MNPNNRLTTNQGAPVGDNQNSRTAGRRGPVLLEDYHLVEKLAHFDRERIPERVVHARGAGAHGVFVTKNSMKQYTKAAFLQNEGTETPVFVRFSTVIHGQGSPETARDPRGFAVKFYTEEGNYDIVGNHLPVFFIRDAIKFPDMVHSLKPAPDTNIQTPDRYWDFMTLSPESTHMMTWVFSDYGTPASYREMEGFGVHSFKWINEEGKIVYIKYHWKPQQGVRNLNAKEVQEVQGKDFNHATRDLFDAIEKGNHPKWDLHVQVMQLDEMDSLDFDPLDPTKVWPEDRFPLIEVGTMTLNRNPKNFFAEVEQVAFSPSATVNGIEPSEDKLLQGRLFSYPDTQRYRLGANYLQIPVNCPYAAVHNQQRDGAMQVNQNPSTINYEPSRHAENPVEDPAYRDSTMKVEGYVSREKIEKPNDFKQAGERYRSFSKEEQDNLIANLTNDLKDVNERTKLLAVCNFFRADQEYGMRLAQALNVDITQYVGNAPK; translated from the coding sequence ATGAATCCAAATAATCGCTTAACAACAAACCAAGGTGCTCCAGTTGGAGACAACCAAAATTCTCGTACAGCTGGTCGTCGTGGACCAGTATTATTAGAAGACTATCATTTAGTAGAAAAACTTGCACACTTTGATCGTGAACGTATTCCGGAGCGTGTTGTGCATGCACGTGGTGCAGGTGCTCACGGTGTATTCGTAACGAAAAATAGTATGAAGCAATATACGAAAGCTGCATTTTTACAAAATGAAGGAACTGAAACACCTGTATTTGTTCGTTTTTCAACGGTTATTCATGGTCAAGGTTCTCCTGAAACAGCACGTGACCCACGTGGGTTCGCTGTTAAATTTTATACAGAAGAAGGAAACTACGATATCGTAGGTAATCATTTACCAGTTTTCTTCATTCGTGATGCAATTAAATTCCCTGATATGGTACATTCTTTAAAACCAGCACCTGATACGAATATTCAAACGCCAGATCGTTACTGGGATTTCATGACGTTAAGTCCAGAATCTACACATATGATGACATGGGTATTTTCTGATTACGGTACACCAGCAAGTTATCGTGAAATGGAAGGTTTCGGTGTACATTCATTTAAATGGATTAATGAAGAAGGTAAAATTGTTTATATTAAATACCACTGGAAACCACAGCAAGGTGTACGTAACTTAAATGCGAAAGAAGTGCAAGAGGTACAAGGGAAAGACTTCAATCATGCTACTCGTGACCTGTTCGACGCGATCGAAAAAGGAAATCACCCGAAATGGGATTTACACGTACAAGTTATGCAATTAGATGAAATGGATTCTTTAGACTTTGATCCACTAGATCCAACGAAAGTATGGCCAGAAGATCGCTTCCCGTTAATTGAAGTAGGGACAATGACGTTAAATCGTAATCCGAAAAACTTCTTTGCAGAAGTAGAACAAGTAGCGTTCTCTCCAAGTGCCACTGTAAATGGTATTGAGCCATCGGAAGATAAATTATTACAAGGTCGTTTATTCTCTTACCCAGATACACAGCGTTATCGTCTTGGTGCAAATTACTTACAAATTCCTGTAAACTGCCCATACGCAGCTGTTCATAATCAACAACGTGATGGTGCGATGCAAGTGAATCAAAACCCATCTACAATCAACTACGAACCGAGCCGTCATGCTGAAAATCCAGTTGAAGACCCAGCTTACCGCGATTCAACTATGAAAGTAGAAGGCTATGTATCTCGTGAAAAAATTGAGAAACCAAATGACTTTAAACAAGCAGGTGAGCGTTACCGTTCATTCTCTAAAGAAGAGCAAGATAACTTAATTGCAAACTTAACAAATGACTTGAAAGACGTAAATGAACGCACGAAATTACTAGCTGTTTGTAACTTCTTCCGTGCAGATCAAGAATACGGTATGCGTTTAGCGCAGGCATTAAATGTTGATATTACGCAATATGTAGGAAATGCTCCGAAATAA
- a CDS encoding DUF3813 domain-containing protein produces MGNLLFQQARDAVENAVSCSSGTEQQDLVYRAKNALQSAYANSSTAEKVQLREMQEQLQNITNLH; encoded by the coding sequence ATGGGGAACTTACTATTCCAACAAGCTAGAGATGCTGTTGAAAATGCCGTATCTTGTTCAAGCGGTACTGAGCAACAAGATCTCGTGTATAGAGCAAAAAATGCTTTGCAATCCGCTTACGCAAACTCTTCAACTGCTGAAAAAGTTCAGCTCCGTGAAATGCAAGAGCAATTGCAAAACATTACGAATTTACATTAA
- a CDS encoding DUF3941 domain-containing protein: MPHTSDNDKKARDNNAKRTQKNEQEQKNIQQGKRAYSKKTDHL, encoded by the coding sequence ATGCCACATACGAGTGATAACGACAAAAAAGCACGTGATAATAACGCAAAACGCACACAAAAAAATGAGCAAGAGCAAAAAAATATTCAGCAAGGTAAACGTGCATACTCTAAAAAGACCGATCACCTTTGA
- a CDS encoding Cof-type HAD-IIB family hydrolase, translated as MNKQHLIALDLDGTLLTDNKIISTRTKHTIAKAKEQGHIVVISTGRPFRASYDYYKELDLNTPIVNFNGAYVHHPLDSNWGTHHSPLELATAQEIVRACFDFGVKNIYAEVMDDVYVREIDEDKKHIFEFGSPKIFTGDLLNILNDHPTCLLIDAHDEHSTAIRQHLTDMHAEVIDHRKWGAPWPIIEIVKSGLNKAVGLQKISSHYNIPQERIIAFGDEDNDFEMIEFAGHGIAMGNAIPELKSLANHTTLTNEEDGIALYLEEVLGL; from the coding sequence ATGAACAAACAACATTTAATCGCATTAGACTTAGACGGCACTTTATTAACAGACAACAAAATAATTTCCACTCGAACGAAACATACAATTGCAAAAGCAAAGGAACAGGGACATATTGTCGTTATTTCAACAGGACGTCCATTCCGTGCTAGTTATGATTACTATAAAGAACTTGATCTTAACACACCTATCGTAAACTTTAACGGCGCTTACGTACATCATCCTCTTGATTCAAACTGGGGAACACATCACTCTCCTCTTGAGCTAGCAACAGCGCAAGAAATTGTCCGAGCTTGCTTTGATTTTGGCGTAAAAAATATATACGCGGAAGTAATGGACGATGTGTATGTTCGTGAAATTGATGAAGATAAAAAACATATTTTCGAATTCGGCTCTCCTAAGATTTTTACGGGAGACTTATTAAATATTTTAAACGATCATCCAACTTGCTTATTAATTGACGCACATGACGAGCATTCTACTGCAATTCGTCAACATTTAACCGATATGCATGCGGAAGTAATCGACCATAGAAAATGGGGCGCACCTTGGCCGATTATTGAAATTGTGAAAAGCGGATTAAATAAAGCAGTTGGATTACAAAAAATTTCTAGTCATTACAACATTCCACAAGAGCGCATTATCGCTTTCGGTGATGAAGATAATGATTTTGAAATGATTGAATTTGCTGGTCACGGCATCGCAATGGGAAATGCCATCCCTGAATTAAAATCACTCGCAAACCATACGACGTTAACGAACGAAGAAGATGGTATTGCTTTATATTTAGAAGAGGTTCTTGGGTTGTAA
- the prsA gene encoding peptidylprolyl isomerase PrsA, whose amino-acid sequence MRGKHIFIITALISILMLSACGQKNGSATVATATDSTITKDNFEKQLKDRYGKDMLYEMMAQDVITKKYKVPDEEVNKEVEKVKKQYGDQFKKVLENYGLKDEEDFKNQIKFKLAMNEAIKKSITEKDVKDHYKPEIKASHILVSDENEAKEIKSKLDAGASFEELAKQESQDLLSKDKGGDLGYFNSGTMAPEFETAAYKLNVGQISNPVKSSNGYHVIKLTDKKALKPYDEVKDSIRKNLEEERTADPVFSKKLLQEELKKANIKINDSDLKDTFTLVSPQGN is encoded by the coding sequence ATGAGAGGGAAACATATTTTCATTATTACTGCACTAATAAGTATATTGATGCTATCTGCTTGCGGACAAAAGAATGGCTCAGCTACAGTCGCTACAGCAACAGACTCCACCATTACAAAGGATAACTTCGAAAAACAATTGAAAGATCGTTACGGAAAAGACATGCTATACGAAATGATGGCACAAGACGTCATCACAAAAAAATATAAAGTACCTGATGAAGAGGTAAATAAAGAAGTAGAAAAAGTAAAAAAACAATATGGAGATCAATTCAAAAAAGTATTAGAAAATTATGGTTTAAAAGATGAAGAGGATTTCAAAAATCAAATTAAGTTCAAACTTGCTATGAATGAAGCGATTAAGAAAAGCATTACAGAAAAAGACGTAAAAGACCACTATAAGCCAGAAATTAAAGCGAGTCACATTTTAGTAAGTGACGAAAATGAAGCGAAAGAAATAAAGAGTAAACTAGATGCTGGTGCTTCATTTGAAGAATTAGCAAAACAAGAATCACAAGATCTGCTATCAAAAGATAAAGGTGGAGACCTTGGATACTTCAATTCAGGTACAATGGCCCCTGAATTCGAAACCGCTGCCTACAAACTAAATGTTGGACAAATTAGCAATCCCGTAAAATCATCAAACGGTTATCACGTTATTAAATTAACTGATAAAAAAGCTTTAAAGCCTTATGATGAAGTGAAAGACTCTATTCGCAAAAACTTAGAGGAAGAACGTACTGCTGATCCTGTATTCAGCAAAAAATTGTTACAAGAGGAATTAAAAAAGGCAAATATTAAAATAAATGATAGTGATTTGAAAGATACGTTTACTCTTGTTTCTCCGCAAGGAAATTAA
- a CDS encoding alpha-amylase family glycosyl hydrolase, with product MRFSRIIGIIFLQLKTWGMRVGKIRTRKLFICFCLAFVLFVPIHTFADEKREWKDEVIYSIMIDRFNNGEPKNDKQLEVGNLEGYQGGDIRGIIKRLDYIKEMGFTTVMLSPLFESGKYDGLDVRNFKKVNEHFGTDNDVKELVKEAHAKGMKVVFQFPLGENERQVIDAMKWWIKEVDLDGSYVIHSEKKPRSFWDNAQKDMQVIKKDFRIMTKEDSEYNEKIVESFSEADVSVKSLYDVSKKEGEFVTFLDDQETKRYARIAKENMYYPPSRLKLALTYLLTSPGIPNFYYGTEIALDGGSVPDNRRLMDFKSDEKFMQHITKLGELRQARPSLRRGTFELLYDKSGMSILKRKYKDEVTLVAINNTKETQKVSLPASAIGEKQELRGLLQDEIIREENGKFYLVLKREESNVYKVNGETGVNWLFISLIVGVNVLFIAFLIAVKRKRR from the coding sequence ATGCGTTTCTCTCGGATAATTGGTATAATATTCTTACAATTAAAAACTTGGGGGATGCGTGTGGGAAAAATACGGACTAGGAAACTATTCATTTGTTTTTGCTTAGCTTTTGTTTTGTTTGTACCAATACATACTTTTGCAGACGAAAAAAGAGAGTGGAAAGATGAAGTTATATACTCCATTATGATTGATCGCTTCAATAATGGAGAACCGAAAAATGACAAACAATTAGAAGTTGGTAATTTAGAAGGGTATCAAGGCGGGGATATAAGAGGAATTATAAAAAGGTTGGATTACATAAAAGAAATGGGTTTTACTACCGTTATGCTTTCGCCGCTTTTTGAAAGTGGAAAGTACGATGGATTAGACGTGCGAAATTTTAAAAAGGTAAATGAACATTTCGGGACAGACAATGATGTGAAAGAACTTGTAAAAGAAGCTCATGCAAAAGGAATGAAAGTTGTATTTCAATTTCCGCTTGGAGAAAACGAACGACAGGTAATTGACGCAATGAAATGGTGGATAAAAGAAGTTGATTTAGACGGAAGTTATGTTATACATAGTGAAAAAAAGCCGCGTTCCTTTTGGGATAACGCGCAAAAAGATATGCAAGTGATAAAGAAAGATTTTCGTATTATGACAAAGGAGGATAGCGAATACAACGAAAAAATCGTAGAATCGTTTTCCGAAGCGGATGTATCGGTGAAATCGTTATACGATGTGAGTAAAAAAGAAGGGGAATTTGTTACGTTTTTAGATGATCAAGAAACAAAAAGATATGCGCGTATTGCAAAAGAAAATATGTATTATCCGCCATCACGTTTAAAACTGGCGCTTACTTATTTGTTAACATCACCTGGGATTCCGAATTTTTATTACGGAACGGAAATTGCATTAGATGGAGGAAGTGTACCCGATAATAGACGATTAATGGATTTTAAGTCAGACGAAAAATTTATGCAGCACATAACAAAACTAGGTGAACTTAGGCAGGCGAGACCGTCTTTACGACGCGGTACGTTTGAGCTTCTGTATGATAAGAGCGGGATGAGCATACTAAAACGAAAATATAAAGATGAAGTAACTTTAGTAGCAATTAATAATACGAAAGAAACACAAAAAGTCTCCTTACCTGCAAGTGCAATTGGTGAAAAACAAGAGTTAAGAGGATTGTTACAGGATGAAATTATAAGAGAGGAAAACGGAAAGTTTTATCTCGTTTTAAAACGTGAAGAATCAAACGTGTATAAAGTTAACGGAGAAACAGGTGTGAATTGGTTATTTATCTCCTTAATCGTTGGTGTGAATGTATTATTTATTGCGTTTCTAATTGCAGTTAAAAGGAAGCGTAGATGA
- a CDS encoding CvfB family protein — MYLQIGSIEQVTVLRETEIGYMVGNEEEEIFLHKNEVAGEIEEGDTIDVFLYLDHQNRISATMKEPIITTYDWNWVKVVEVIPSLGVFVDIGVSKDILIPADEFPIYMPVWPEVGDELYCTLKLTNRDRLIALPARDSDMQEIVVDATPSMRNKNVNGRVYRSLQVGSFILTDEHFRAFLHHTERKEQVRIGQRVTGRIIDVKDDGTINISLLPRKEEGMEDDAAVIYAYMEERGGAMPFWDKSHPEDIKERFNMSKAAFKRALGKLMKEEKVYQEEGWTYFKK, encoded by the coding sequence ATGTATTTGCAAATAGGATCGATTGAACAGGTAACTGTTTTACGCGAAACGGAAATTGGATATATGGTTGGGAATGAAGAAGAAGAAATTTTCCTACATAAAAACGAAGTAGCTGGAGAAATTGAAGAAGGCGATACGATTGACGTATTCTTATACCTTGATCACCAAAATCGTATTTCAGCAACAATGAAGGAGCCAATTATTACAACTTATGATTGGAACTGGGTAAAGGTTGTAGAAGTTATTCCGAGTTTAGGTGTGTTTGTTGATATTGGTGTATCAAAAGATATACTAATTCCAGCTGATGAATTCCCAATTTATATGCCGGTATGGCCAGAAGTTGGAGACGAATTATATTGTACGTTAAAATTAACGAATCGTGATCGTTTAATTGCTCTTCCAGCAAGAGATAGTGATATGCAAGAAATCGTTGTAGATGCGACACCATCTATGCGTAATAAAAACGTAAACGGACGTGTATATCGTTCGCTTCAAGTTGGTTCATTCATACTAACTGATGAGCATTTCCGTGCTTTCTTACACCATACAGAAAGAAAAGAACAAGTTCGCATCGGTCAGCGTGTAACAGGACGTATTATTGACGTAAAAGATGACGGTACAATTAACATTTCACTTCTTCCTCGTAAAGAAGAAGGAATGGAAGACGATGCTGCAGTAATTTATGCATATATGGAAGAACGAGGCGGAGCAATGCCGTTTTGGGATAAGAGCCATCCAGAAGATATTAAAGAACGCTTTAACATGAGTAAAGCTGCATTTAAGCGCGCACTTGGTAAGTTGATGAAAGAAGAAAAGGTTTACCAAGAAGAAGGTTGGACTTACTTTAAGAAATAA